Proteins from one Bradyrhizobium amphicarpaeae genomic window:
- a CDS encoding MFS transporter has translation MTTMAMPQPTASEAAVRYLITNYSPKGNKVGWLMMASILVEAWDLYSIAFVLIFIKEQYNPDPLMLGLAAAGTQGGALIGALLGGWLSDKIGRRVMFLVTMVMFIVLALAQAFVPNVFWLVVIRFLLGIPLGSDISTGYTYIMESMAKGEREVMGNRWQFMFAVGEVLTIGVIVIFLLLDIHHETLWRVTLGLGALPALIILIMRHDVPETAVWLVQKGRYREAKQVAREMFNDDLAMLPDQDVAVPKVSTRAFLADLRKDPIRWRATIYGWIACFAQASEFSTFAFYLPVLFVMVGVSSVLGINLVTMALFAFAAVSGWVGPLLTPKIGHRGISIAGFSIVLVSLLVAAFALYTDNKVLLPFAAAAMLWGHYWDASNCMTIPTMVARPQYRGTASGFAYMFVKLPSFLAIFLFPSLFAAIGQANATLFVAIFPLIGLLAAIFILPEVYGYEND, from the coding sequence ATGACAACGATGGCGATGCCACAACCGACCGCGAGCGAAGCTGCGGTCCGCTACCTCATCACGAACTACAGTCCCAAGGGCAACAAGGTCGGCTGGCTGATGATGGCCTCGATCCTGGTCGAAGCCTGGGATCTCTATTCGATCGCCTTCGTGCTGATCTTCATCAAGGAGCAGTACAATCCCGATCCGCTGATGCTCGGCCTTGCCGCCGCCGGCACGCAAGGCGGCGCCCTGATCGGCGCGCTGCTCGGGGGCTGGCTGTCCGACAAGATCGGCCGCCGTGTCATGTTCCTGGTGACGATGGTGATGTTCATCGTGCTGGCCCTGGCGCAGGCCTTCGTGCCCAATGTGTTCTGGCTCGTCGTGATCCGCTTCCTGCTCGGCATTCCGCTCGGTTCGGACATCTCGACCGGCTACACCTACATCATGGAATCCATGGCCAAGGGTGAACGCGAGGTCATGGGCAACCGCTGGCAATTCATGTTCGCCGTCGGCGAGGTGCTGACGATCGGCGTGATCGTGATCTTCCTGCTGCTCGACATCCATCACGAGACGCTGTGGCGCGTCACGCTCGGCCTCGGCGCGCTGCCGGCGCTGATCATCCTGATCATGCGCCACGACGTGCCGGAGACGGCGGTTTGGCTGGTGCAGAAGGGCCGCTACCGCGAGGCCAAGCAGGTCGCGCGCGAGATGTTCAACGACGATCTCGCCATGTTGCCGGACCAGGACGTGGCGGTGCCGAAGGTATCGACCCGAGCGTTCCTTGCCGACCTCAGGAAGGATCCGATCCGCTGGCGTGCCACGATCTACGGCTGGATCGCCTGCTTCGCGCAAGCCAGCGAGTTCTCGACCTTCGCATTCTATTTGCCCGTGCTGTTCGTGATGGTGGGCGTGTCGAGCGTGCTCGGCATCAATCTGGTGACGATGGCGCTGTTCGCCTTCGCGGCCGTGTCGGGCTGGGTCGGTCCGCTGCTGACGCCGAAGATCGGCCATCGCGGCATCTCGATCGCGGGCTTCTCGATCGTGCTGGTCTCGCTGCTGGTGGCAGCCTTCGCGCTCTACACCGACAACAAGGTCCTGCTGCCGTTCGCGGCCGCCGCCATGCTGTGGGGCCACTATTGGGACGCCTCGAACTGCATGACGATCCCGACCATGGTGGCCCGGCCGCAATATCGCGGCACCGCCAGCGGCTTCGCCTACATGTTCGTGAAGCTGCCGTCGTTCCTGGCGATCTTCCTGTTCCCGTCGTTGTTTGCGGCGATCGGGCAGGCCAACGCCACGCTGTTCGTCGCGATCTTCCCGCTGATCGGATTGCTTGCTGCGATCTTCATCTTGCCGGAAGTCTATGGCTACGAGAACGACTGA
- a CDS encoding L-idonate 5-dehydrogenase, with protein sequence MRAVVIHAPKDLRIDNYPDPAPGPGEVRVKIANGGICGSDLHYYHHGGFGVVRIQQPMALGHEIAGVVAAIGDGVTSVKPGTRVAVNPSRPCGQCLHCQEGMRNQCLDMRFLGSAMRFPHVQGGFREFITVDATQAVPIADKLSLAEAAVAEPLAVCLHAGKQAGPLLGKRVLITGCGPIGALMILVSRFGGASEIVVTDVADAPLAVARKLGATHAINVATDASALDPWRAGKGVFDTLFEASGNQAALRAALDVLRPGATLVQLGLGGEMTLPINSIVAKELQLRGTFRFDPEFELAVRLMGEGLIDVKPLITATMPFENAIAAFELASDRAQSMKVQLTF encoded by the coding sequence ATGCGCGCCGTCGTCATTCACGCCCCGAAAGATCTGCGGATCGACAATTATCCCGATCCGGCGCCCGGCCCGGGCGAGGTTCGCGTCAAGATCGCCAATGGCGGCATCTGCGGCTCCGATCTGCACTATTACCATCACGGCGGCTTCGGCGTGGTGCGCATCCAGCAGCCGATGGCGCTGGGGCACGAGATCGCCGGCGTGGTCGCCGCGATCGGTGATGGCGTCACCAGCGTGAAACCTGGCACGCGCGTCGCGGTCAATCCGAGCAGGCCGTGCGGCCAGTGCCTGCATTGCCAGGAAGGCATGCGCAACCAGTGCCTCGACATGCGCTTCCTCGGCAGCGCGATGCGCTTTCCCCATGTTCAAGGCGGTTTTCGCGAGTTCATCACGGTCGATGCCACGCAGGCCGTGCCGATCGCCGACAAGCTCTCGCTGGCGGAAGCTGCGGTCGCCGAACCGCTCGCGGTGTGCCTGCATGCCGGCAAGCAGGCCGGTCCCCTGCTCGGCAAGCGCGTGCTGATCACGGGCTGCGGTCCGATCGGCGCGCTGATGATTTTGGTCTCGCGCTTCGGCGGCGCGTCCGAGATCGTGGTGACTGACGTGGCCGACGCGCCGCTGGCCGTCGCGAGAAAGCTCGGCGCGACGCATGCCATCAACGTCGCCACCGATGCCAGCGCACTCGATCCCTGGCGCGCCGGCAAGGGCGTGTTCGACACGCTGTTCGAGGCCTCGGGTAACCAGGCAGCGCTCCGCGCCGCGCTCGACGTGCTCCGGCCCGGCGCGACGCTGGTGCAGCTCGGCCTCGGCGGCGAGATGACGCTGCCGATCAATTCCATCGTTGCCAAGGAATTGCAGCTGCGCGGCACCTTCCGCTTCGATCCCGAGTTCGAGCTGGCGGTGCGCCTGATGGGTGAAGGCCTGATCGACGTCAAGCCGCTGATCACGGCCACGATGCCGTTCGAGAACGCGATCGCCGCCTTCGAGCTCGCCAGCGATCGCGCGCAGTCGATGAAGGTGCAACTGACGTTCTGA
- a CDS encoding SDR family oxidoreductase — protein MSTALFDLSGRTALVTGSSRGLGRAIAEGMAKAGARIIINGVDPKRVEQAVAEFRAAGHQAEGAAFNVTDEPAIVAAFERFDREGIEVDILVNNAGIQHRKPLVEFTTDEWRKVIETDLTSAFVIGREAGKRMIPRKHGKIINIGSLGSELARPTIAPYTAAKGGIKNLTRSMAVEWAQHGIQANAIGPGYMLTDMNEALVNNPDFNNWLMGRIPSKRWGKPDELVGAAIFLASAASAYVNGQIIYVDGGMIAAM, from the coding sequence ATGAGCACCGCCTTGTTCGACCTGTCCGGCCGCACCGCCCTCGTGACCGGCTCCTCCCGCGGCCTCGGCCGCGCCATTGCCGAGGGCATGGCGAAGGCCGGCGCCAGGATCATCATCAACGGCGTCGACCCCAAGCGAGTCGAGCAGGCCGTCGCCGAGTTCCGTGCCGCCGGTCATCAGGCCGAAGGCGCAGCCTTCAACGTCACCGACGAGCCCGCGATCGTCGCCGCCTTCGAGCGCTTCGACCGCGAAGGGATCGAGGTCGACATTCTCGTCAACAATGCCGGCATCCAGCACCGCAAGCCGCTGGTCGAGTTCACCACCGACGAATGGCGCAAGGTGATCGAGACCGACCTCACCAGCGCCTTCGTGATCGGCCGCGAGGCCGGCAAGCGCATGATCCCGCGCAAGCACGGCAAGATCATCAATATCGGCTCGCTCGGCAGCGAGCTTGCGCGCCCCACCATCGCGCCCTACACGGCGGCAAAAGGCGGCATCAAGAACCTGACCCGCTCGATGGCGGTGGAATGGGCCCAGCACGGCATCCAGGCCAATGCGATCGGCCCCGGCTACATGCTCACCGACATGAACGAGGCGCTGGTCAACAACCCTGATTTCAACAATTGGCTGATGGGCCGCATCCCCTCCAAGCGCTGGGGCAAGCCGGACGAGCTGGTCGGCGCGGCGATCTTCCTGGCGTCGGCCGCCTCAGCTTACGTCAACGGCCAGATCATCTATGTCGATGGCGGCATGATCGCCGCGATGTGA
- a CDS encoding sensor histidine kinase, with product MWNRPRFDLKVRLTLRVAAISAACFAAISAYFLITADREAHARIDSIAAIVAKSLELQQGKIQWAASPRDFPNLDPVAAYVMTPGLCLAFRGPGGEMLQRFCSGAPAPPSPSPQVFTAFYRSLFDPGREAARPVVVRGTRLGETVVSVDPAVQTAEAWHEAGRLMIALAIALPLLCLLVYAALARALRPTRLIRTGLERIAANDLSARLPPFDLAELSAISDGFNHLAESLDNALSERSELTRKLIALQDDERRHLARELHDEFGQSLAAIRALASSARQTAVQDCPALLSECDGIARTATGMMETLRGTLFRLRPPDVEELGLVASLEGLVAGWNGRSRGETRFSIQFDGAFETLPAAISANLYRIVQEALTNAAKHAGATKVGLHLTMAANEIALAIDDDGRPGDAAGKSGMGLLGMRERVAALRGRMSFEVGANGGAALRVVIPLTTADRQTLEHAA from the coding sequence ATGTGGAACCGCCCGAGATTCGACCTCAAGGTCCGCTTGACGTTGCGCGTGGCCGCGATATCGGCCGCCTGCTTCGCCGCAATCTCCGCCTATTTCCTGATCACGGCCGATCGCGAGGCTCATGCGCGCATCGATAGCATCGCGGCGATCGTGGCGAAGTCGCTGGAGCTGCAACAGGGCAAGATCCAGTGGGCGGCGAGCCCGCGCGACTTTCCCAACCTCGATCCCGTCGCGGCCTATGTGATGACGCCCGGCCTGTGTCTGGCATTCCGTGGCCCGGGCGGCGAGATGCTGCAGCGGTTCTGCAGCGGTGCGCCTGCCCCGCCGAGCCCGTCGCCGCAGGTCTTCACGGCCTTCTATCGCAGCCTGTTCGATCCCGGCCGCGAAGCGGCACGGCCCGTGGTCGTGCGCGGCACCAGGCTCGGCGAGACCGTGGTCTCGGTCGATCCCGCGGTGCAGACGGCGGAGGCCTGGCACGAGGCCGGCCGGCTGATGATCGCGCTTGCGATCGCGCTGCCGCTGTTGTGCCTGCTGGTCTACGCCGCGCTGGCGCGCGCGCTGCGCCCGACCCGCCTGATCCGCACCGGCCTCGAACGGATCGCCGCCAACGACCTCTCCGCGCGGCTGCCGCCGTTCGATCTCGCCGAACTCTCCGCGATCAGCGACGGCTTCAACCATCTCGCCGAGAGCCTCGACAATGCGCTTTCCGAACGCAGCGAGCTGACTCGGAAGCTGATCGCGCTGCAAGATGACGAGCGCCGCCATCTGGCGCGCGAGCTGCACGACGAGTTCGGCCAGTCGCTCGCCGCCATCCGCGCGCTGGCCTCCTCCGCCCGCCAGACCGCGGTGCAGGACTGCCCCGCTTTGCTCTCCGAGTGCGACGGTATCGCGCGGACCGCGACCGGCATGATGGAGACGCTGCGCGGCACGCTGTTCCGGCTCCGGCCGCCCGACGTCGAGGAACTCGGGCTGGTTGCGAGCCTGGAAGGGCTCGTTGCGGGCTGGAACGGACGCAGTCGCGGCGAGACGCGCTTTTCGATCCAGTTCGACGGCGCGTTCGAGACTTTGCCCGCCGCGATCAGCGCGAACCTCTACCGCATCGTGCAGGAGGCGCTCACCAACGCCGCCAAGCATGCCGGCGCCACCAAGGTCGGCCTGCATTTGACGATGGCGGCCAACGAGATCGCGCTCGCCATCGACGACGACGGAAGGCCCGGCGATGCCGCCGGCAAATCCGGCATGGGCTTGCTCGGCATGCGCGAGCGCGTGGCGGCCCTGCGCGGCCGGATGAGCTTCGAGGTCGGCGCCAACGGCGGCGCGGCGCTGCGCGTCGTCATTCCGCTCACCACCGCCGACAGGCAAACGCTGGAGCATGCGGCATGA
- a CDS encoding DUF3280 domain-containing protein, translating to MLLFRLALSAVLLVVLSCSPAAAEAAIGVAMDDFSYTDTSAEPANQTAAHERRLSAFMAALRRDIGEGGRYRLVPSAKDGAAFKVIGGIQKTSTLVQWAKVAVIDVGTRKLVMDKLYTFRGDNDESWERAEIFVSREVMAALATPTRVTLAVFDFELEDATAASVGASAASDASYLAEVTGSVREVLSQSGRYRTVDVDNVGDAAVKAHALRDCGGCEAAIAHQLGADQSLIGVVRRVSRTEYTLGFQIRDARTGAVLARGDSGLRLGADYSWKRGAVRLVSDRLIEGPTQQQ from the coding sequence ATGCTCCTCTTCCGGCTGGCTCTCTCGGCTGTTCTCCTTGTGGTCCTGTCCTGCTCGCCGGCTGCGGCCGAGGCGGCCATCGGCGTTGCCATGGACGATTTCAGCTACACCGATACGTCGGCCGAGCCGGCCAACCAGACCGCGGCCCATGAGCGGCGGCTATCGGCTTTCATGGCCGCGCTCAGGCGGGACATCGGGGAGGGCGGCCGCTATCGGCTGGTGCCGTCGGCAAAGGACGGCGCCGCGTTCAAGGTCATCGGCGGCATCCAGAAGACGAGCACGCTGGTGCAGTGGGCCAAGGTCGCGGTGATCGACGTCGGGACTAGAAAGCTCGTGATGGACAAGCTCTACACCTTCCGCGGCGACAACGACGAATCCTGGGAGCGCGCCGAGATCTTCGTCTCGCGCGAGGTCATGGCGGCGCTTGCGACGCCCACGCGGGTCACGTTGGCGGTGTTCGATTTCGAGCTGGAGGACGCCACTGCCGCCTCGGTGGGTGCCTCGGCCGCCTCGGATGCATCCTATCTGGCCGAAGTCACCGGCAGCGTGCGCGAGGTGCTCAGCCAATCCGGCCGCTACCGGACCGTCGATGTCGACAACGTGGGCGACGCGGCGGTGAAGGCGCACGCGTTACGCGATTGCGGAGGCTGCGAAGCGGCGATCGCGCATCAGCTCGGCGCGGACCAGTCGCTGATCGGCGTCGTGCGGCGGGTCAGCCGGACCGAATACACGCTCGGCTTCCAGATCCGCGACGCGAGAACCGGCGCGGTGCTGGCGCGCGGCGACTCTGGCCTGCGCCTCGGCGCGGACTATTCGTGGAAGCGCGGTGCCGTGCGGCTGGTCAGCGACCGGCTGATCGAAGGGCCAACGCAGCAGCAGTAA
- a CDS encoding mandelate racemase/muconate lactonizing enzyme family protein, whose amino-acid sequence MKITSIETLRTEEFSNVIWVRVHTDTGMIGLGETFYGAGAVEAQIHDTFAGRLLGRNPLHIEAIHRDILNLPMAQSSTGVEYRAASAIDIALWDLFGKVCNQPVHQMLGGLCRDKQRIYNTCAGTQYVRSTNISPVANWNLGANKGPYEDLDGFMNRADALAESLLESGISAMKIWPFDPAAQENKGLYITAAQMKQAIEPFEKIRKAVGDKMEIMVELHSLWNLPTAKQIARALEPYKPTWYEDPIRMNSPQALAEYARSTDVWVCASETLGSRFPYKDMLDRDAMHVVMADLCWTGGLTEGRKIAAMAETYHRPFAPHDCIGPIGFIAAIHMSFSQPNTLIQESVRAFYKGWYNELVTTMPTIKDGYVYPMEGPGLGVDLLPAVFDRSDLTVRRSNV is encoded by the coding sequence GTGAAGATCACATCGATCGAGACGCTGCGCACCGAGGAATTCTCCAACGTCATCTGGGTGCGCGTTCACACCGACACCGGCATGATCGGTCTCGGCGAGACCTTCTATGGCGCCGGCGCGGTCGAGGCGCAGATCCACGACACCTTTGCCGGCCGCCTGCTCGGCCGCAATCCCCTTCACATCGAAGCCATTCACCGCGACATACTGAACCTGCCGATGGCGCAGTCCTCCACCGGGGTCGAATATCGCGCGGCCTCCGCGATCGACATCGCGCTGTGGGATTTGTTCGGCAAGGTCTGCAATCAGCCGGTGCACCAGATGCTCGGCGGCCTCTGCCGCGACAAGCAGCGCATCTACAACACCTGCGCCGGCACGCAATATGTGCGCTCGACCAATATCAGCCCGGTCGCAAACTGGAATCTCGGTGCCAACAAGGGACCGTACGAGGATCTCGACGGCTTCATGAACCGCGCCGATGCACTCGCCGAAAGCCTGCTGGAGAGCGGCATCTCGGCGATGAAGATCTGGCCTTTCGATCCGGCGGCACAGGAAAACAAGGGCCTCTACATCACCGCCGCGCAGATGAAGCAGGCGATCGAGCCGTTCGAGAAGATCCGCAAGGCCGTCGGCGACAAGATGGAGATCATGGTGGAGCTCCACTCGCTGTGGAACCTGCCGACCGCCAAGCAGATCGCGCGCGCGCTCGAGCCCTACAAGCCGACCTGGTACGAAGACCCGATCCGCATGAACTCGCCGCAGGCGCTGGCCGAATACGCGCGTTCGACCGACGTCTGGGTCTGCGCCAGCGAGACGCTGGGTTCACGCTTCCCCTACAAGGACATGCTCGACCGCGACGCCATGCACGTGGTGATGGCGGATCTGTGCTGGACCGGCGGCCTCACCGAGGGGCGCAAGATCGCGGCGATGGCGGAGACCTATCACCGGCCCTTCGCGCCGCACGATTGCATCGGCCCGATCGGCTTCATCGCCGCCATCCACATGTCGTTCAGCCAGCCCAATACTTTGATCCAGGAATCGGTGCGCGCCTTCTACAAGGGCTGGTACAATGAGCTCGTCACCACGATGCCGACGATCAAGGACGGCTACGTCTATCCGATGGAGGGCCCTGGTCTCGGCGTCGACCTTCTGCCCGCGGTATTCGACCGCTCCGACTTGACCGTGCGCCGTTCCAACGTCTGA
- a CDS encoding MFS transporter — protein sequence MSDRHETARAGRALDAANFFLADVRDGLGPYLAVYLLTEQHWDEARIGLVMSVATIAGILAQTPAGALVDATRAKRTVMAVAAIMVTLASLSLPLFPSFLPVAISQGIAQAAGVIFPPAIAAVSLGIFGHRAFTRRIGRNETFNHAGNAVAAGLAGLSAYWFGPTVVFYLLAGMAIASLVSILAIPERAIDHDLARGLDGANDAEHHEQPSGLKVLLTCRPLLVFAICALLFHLSNAAMLPLVGQKLALQDKNLGTSLMSACIVAAQLVMVPFAMLVGAKADTWGHKRFFLAALLILPIRGALYTLSDNPFWLVGVQLLDGVGAGIFGAIFPVIIADLMRNTGRFNVAQGAVITAQSIGAALSTTLAGFVVVGAGYSVAFITLGVVAAIGAVICLLALPETRHGGPRPRGETAPPSSAIAAE from the coding sequence ATGTCGGACAGGCACGAGACGGCACGAGCCGGCCGCGCACTCGATGCTGCCAATTTCTTCCTCGCCGACGTCCGCGACGGTCTCGGCCCCTACCTCGCCGTCTATCTGCTCACCGAGCAACATTGGGACGAGGCGCGTATCGGCCTCGTGATGTCGGTCGCGACGATCGCCGGCATCCTCGCCCAGACTCCGGCCGGCGCGCTGGTCGATGCGACCCGCGCGAAGCGGACGGTGATGGCGGTCGCCGCGATCATGGTGACGCTCGCCTCATTGTCGCTGCCCTTGTTTCCGAGCTTCCTGCCGGTCGCGATCTCGCAAGGGATCGCGCAGGCGGCCGGCGTCATCTTTCCGCCGGCGATCGCCGCCGTCTCGCTCGGCATCTTCGGACATCGCGCCTTCACCAGACGGATCGGCCGCAACGAGACGTTCAACCATGCCGGCAACGCCGTGGCGGCGGGCCTGGCCGGATTGTCGGCCTACTGGTTCGGACCGACGGTCGTGTTCTATTTGCTCGCCGGCATGGCCATCGCGAGCCTCGTCAGCATCCTGGCCATTCCCGAACGGGCGATCGACCACGATCTCGCGCGCGGGCTCGACGGGGCGAACGATGCCGAGCACCACGAACAGCCTTCCGGGCTCAAGGTGCTGCTGACCTGCCGCCCGCTGCTCGTCTTCGCCATCTGCGCGCTGCTGTTTCATCTCTCCAACGCTGCGATGCTGCCGCTGGTCGGGCAGAAGCTGGCATTGCAGGACAAGAACCTGGGCACCAGCCTGATGTCCGCCTGCATCGTCGCCGCCCAGCTCGTGATGGTCCCGTTCGCAATGCTGGTTGGCGCCAAGGCCGACACATGGGGACACAAACGCTTTTTCCTGGCCGCCTTGCTGATCCTGCCGATCCGCGGCGCGCTCTACACGCTCTCCGACAATCCGTTCTGGCTGGTCGGCGTGCAGCTCCTCGACGGCGTCGGTGCCGGCATCTTCGGCGCGATCTTTCCCGTCATCATCGCCGACCTCATGCGCAACACCGGCCGCTTCAACGTCGCGCAGGGCGCCGTCATCACGGCACAGAGCATCGGCGCTGCGCTGTCGACGACGCTGGCGGGCTTCGTCGTGGTCGGCGCGGGCTATAGCGTGGCGTTCATCACTCTCGGTGTTGTCGCCGCGATCGGCGCCGTCATCTGCCTTCTTGCGCTGCCCGAGACACGGCATGGCGGCCCACGCCCGCGGGGGGAGACAGCGCCGCCGTCATCCGCTATCGCTGCCGAATGA
- a CDS encoding arsenic transporter produces MPSDAIWAWSIIVAATACVIIRPFRLPEAIWAVIGAGALVLSGLLPWQDALSGIEKGLDVYLFLIGMMLIAELARLEGLFDYLAALAVEYAAGSPQRLFLLIYIVGTLVTVLLSNDATAIVLTPAVYAATRAAGAKPLPYLFVCAFIANAASFVLPISNPANLVVFGARMPELTEWLRMFALPSAASILLTYIVLRLTQHRALKEETIASSVPHPRLSRGGKLTAIGIVAIGVVLVAASALDKQLGLPTFICGGVTAAIVLLISRQSPLPVLRGVSWSVLPLVGGLFVMVEALVKTGVIAQLSALLHEAVAQSVPKAAWSVGIATAIADNIANNLPVGLVAGSVAASDHLPAPVVSAILIGVDLGPNLSVTGSLATILWLVALRREKIEVGAWPFLKLGLLVTPPALIAALAAAVR; encoded by the coding sequence GTGCCGTCTGACGCCATCTGGGCCTGGAGCATCATCGTCGCCGCGACCGCCTGCGTCATCATCCGGCCGTTTCGCCTGCCGGAGGCGATCTGGGCCGTGATCGGTGCGGGCGCCCTGGTGCTGTCAGGCCTGCTGCCGTGGCAGGATGCGCTGTCAGGCATCGAAAAGGGCCTCGACGTCTATCTCTTCCTGATCGGCATGATGCTGATCGCCGAGCTGGCGCGGCTCGAGGGCCTGTTCGACTATCTCGCCGCGCTCGCGGTGGAATATGCGGCCGGTTCACCGCAGCGGCTGTTCCTGCTGATCTATATCGTCGGCACCCTCGTCACGGTGCTGCTCTCCAACGATGCCACCGCGATCGTGCTGACGCCGGCCGTCTACGCTGCGACCCGCGCGGCCGGCGCAAAACCGCTGCCCTATCTGTTCGTCTGCGCCTTCATCGCCAATGCCGCGAGCTTCGTGCTGCCGATCTCCAATCCCGCCAATCTCGTGGTGTTCGGCGCGCGCATGCCCGAGCTCACCGAATGGCTGCGCATGTTCGCCCTTCCCTCCGCGGCGTCGATCCTGCTGACCTACATCGTGTTGCGCCTGACCCAGCACCGCGCCCTGAAGGAGGAGACGATTGCGTCCAGCGTGCCGCATCCCAGGCTCAGCCGCGGCGGCAAGCTGACGGCGATCGGCATCGTCGCGATCGGTGTCGTGCTGGTGGCTGCGTCGGCGCTGGACAAGCAACTGGGCCTGCCGACCTTCATCTGCGGCGGCGTGACGGCCGCGATCGTGCTGCTGATCAGCCGCCAGTCGCCGCTACCCGTGCTGCGCGGCGTGTCCTGGAGCGTACTGCCGCTGGTCGGCGGACTGTTCGTGATGGTGGAAGCACTGGTCAAGACCGGCGTGATCGCGCAGCTCAGTGCGCTGCTGCATGAAGCGGTGGCGCAGTCGGTGCCGAAAGCGGCCTGGAGCGTCGGCATCGCGACCGCGATCGCCGACAACATCGCCAACAATTTGCCCGTCGGCCTCGTCGCCGGCTCGGTCGCAGCCAGCGACCATTTGCCCGCCCCGGTCGTCAGCGCCATCCTGATCGGTGTCGATCTCGGCCCCAATCTGTCGGTGACAGGCTCGCTTGCCACGATCCTCTGGCTGGTCGCACTGCGCAGGGAGAAGATCGAGGTCGGCGCCTGGCCGTTCCTCAAGCTCGGCCTGCTGGTGACGCCGCCGGCCCTGATTGCCGCGTTGGCGGCGGCGGTCAGATAA
- a CDS encoding GntR family transcriptional regulator translates to MAKRKRVLELVRNDDDGEGKPSRRNRLNFFELAYQKIEELLVHCELKPGQFMTMLELQQITGFGRTPVHHAVNRLSADTLIIIRPRHGLHIAPIDLARERMLLALRRDMERFVIRLAADRASLSHRNQALHIERLLRERRASLTLDEFNHIDRRIDALVLEAAGEPFLVHTLRPLHTLYRRIGYIHHRFMPGQADLSGTIDRHLAILAAVASRRVEDAVKASDGLIDYMGEIFTGMEAGIDPRLLDCSIEPLLGT, encoded by the coding sequence ATGGCAAAGCGCAAGCGCGTGCTCGAGTTGGTGAGGAACGACGACGACGGCGAGGGCAAGCCCTCGCGGCGCAACCGGCTCAACTTCTTCGAGCTGGCTTATCAGAAGATCGAAGAGCTCCTCGTTCATTGCGAACTCAAGCCCGGACAATTCATGACGATGCTGGAGTTGCAGCAGATCACCGGTTTCGGCCGCACGCCGGTGCATCACGCCGTCAATCGTCTGTCCGCCGACACGCTCATCATCATCCGTCCGCGCCACGGCCTGCACATTGCGCCGATCGATCTTGCGCGGGAGCGCATGCTGCTCGCCTTGCGCCGCGACATGGAGCGTTTCGTGATCCGCCTTGCGGCCGATCGCGCCAGCCTCTCGCATCGCAATCAGGCGCTGCATATCGAGCGTCTCCTGCGCGAGCGCCGCGCCAGCCTGACCCTCGACGAATTCAACCACATCGACCGCCGCATCGACGCGCTGGTGCTGGAAGCGGCCGGCGAGCCGTTCCTGGTGCACACGCTGCGGCCGCTGCACACGCTGTACCGGCGCATCGGCTACATCCACCACCGCTTCATGCCGGGACAGGCCGACCTGTCGGGCACGATCGATCGTCATCTGGCCATTCTCGCCGCGGTGGCCTCCCGGCGCGTCGAGGACGCGGTGAAGGCGAGCGATGGGCTGATCGACTACATGGGCGAGATCTTCACCGGCATGGAAGCGGGGATCGACCCGCGCCTGCTCGATTGCAGCATCGAGCCGCTGCTCGGCACGTAG
- a CDS encoding response regulator translates to MSAAEASILLVDDHSVVREGYRSVLQKQPGLRVIAEAADGAEAYRLYKSETPDLVIMDLSMPGIGGIETVRRIRQWDKGARILIFTMHQNAGFAVQAIRAGARGYVTKTSPPETLVRAVMDVLAGKIAISPDIDHELALSRLGGESSAADVLTAREFEVLRLLLAEKTTDEIAETLHVSPKTVANLHSLIKDKLGVGSDIELVRLALRQGLLTEPDLGEA, encoded by the coding sequence ATGAGCGCGGCCGAAGCCTCCATCCTGCTGGTCGACGACCATTCCGTGGTGCGCGAGGGCTATCGCTCGGTGCTCCAGAAACAGCCGGGCCTTCGCGTCATCGCCGAGGCCGCCGATGGCGCGGAAGCCTATCGTCTGTACAAATCAGAGACACCGGACCTCGTCATCATGGATCTGAGCATGCCCGGCATCGGCGGGATCGAGACCGTCAGACGGATCCGGCAGTGGGACAAGGGCGCGAGAATCCTGATCTTCACCATGCACCAGAATGCGGGCTTCGCCGTGCAGGCGATCCGCGCCGGCGCCAGGGGTTACGTCACCAAGACCAGCCCGCCGGAAACGCTGGTGCGGGCCGTGATGGACGTGCTCGCCGGCAAGATCGCCATCAGCCCCGACATCGACCATGAGCTGGCGCTGAGCCGGCTCGGCGGCGAAAGCTCGGCCGCCGACGTCCTCACCGCCCGCGAGTTCGAGGTGCTGCGGCTGCTGCTCGCCGAGAAGACCACCGACGAGATCGCGGAGACGCTGCATGTCAGCCCGAAGACGGTGGCGAACCTGCATTCCCTGATCAAGGACAAGCTCGGCGTCGGCTCCGACATCGAACTGGTCCGCCTTGCGCTGCGCCAGGGACTTTTGACGGAGCCCGATCTCGGCGAGGCCTGA